The Ornithodoros turicata isolate Travis chromosome 7, ASM3712646v1, whole genome shotgun sequence genome includes a region encoding these proteins:
- the LOC135399542 gene encoding uncharacterized protein LOC135399542 gives MDVKRYIQQDQNIDEKELRNYMFYAMIILYTLYFIVKSALLSSVYVYYKHGDTADQPGPAYYYKAGPEPFVERGQPILAEAMKLQPVHPQSMQPMMIPQGHVRPLASAQPPIYGQGVGPTQQGLRMPQ, from the exons ATGGATGTCAAACGCTACATACAGCAAGACCAAAACATTGACGAGAAGGAACTTCGA aaTTACATGTTCTATGCCATGATCATCTTGTACACATTATATTTTATTGTTAAG AGTGCTTTGTTGTCCAGCGTCTACGTGTACTACAAGCATGGTGATACAGCAGACCAACCTGGTCCCGCTTATTACTACAAAGCAGGTCCTGAGCCTTTCGTGGAGAGGGGACAACCGATTTTGGCTGAAGCAATGAAGCTTCAACCAGTTCACCCACAGTCCATGCAGCCCATGATGATCCCACAGGGACACGTCCGACCGCTGGCGTCTGCTCAGCCTCCGATATATGGTCAAGGGGTTGGGCCTACGCAGCAAGGTTTGCGGATGCCGCAATAG